A genomic stretch from Haloarchaeobius amylolyticus includes:
- the ncsA gene encoding tRNA 2-thiolation protein NcsA, which produces MTECTKCDREAVMHAAYSGAHLCETHFCESVEKRVRRRIREDGLVPRDATPDEPETWVIGLSGGKDSVVLTHILDDVFAPDPRIELVALTIHEGIEGYRDESVDACVELAEDLELRHELVTYEEEFGVRMDDVVEDDPENMAACAYCGVFRRDLLESYADEFGADKLLTGHNLDDEAQTALMNFLEGDVAQIAKHFDASIGAFEDREEQDEFVPRAKPLRDVPEKEVALYCHLQDLPAHITECPHASEAYRGEIQRLLFDLEENHPGTRHSIMAGYEELAGIVAERYREDGDGSKTDLNECEECGSTTTRDVCRKCSLLDALGAV; this is translated from the coding sequence ATGACCGAGTGCACCAAGTGCGACCGCGAGGCGGTGATGCACGCCGCGTACTCCGGCGCACACCTCTGCGAGACGCACTTCTGCGAGTCCGTCGAGAAGCGGGTGCGCCGGCGGATTCGCGAGGACGGGCTGGTGCCACGCGACGCCACTCCCGACGAGCCCGAGACGTGGGTCATCGGGCTCTCCGGCGGGAAGGACAGCGTGGTGCTCACCCACATCCTCGACGACGTGTTCGCGCCCGACCCCCGCATCGAGCTGGTCGCGCTGACCATCCACGAGGGCATCGAGGGCTACCGCGACGAGAGCGTCGACGCCTGCGTCGAACTCGCCGAAGACCTCGAGTTGCGCCACGAACTCGTCACCTACGAGGAGGAGTTCGGCGTCCGCATGGACGACGTGGTCGAGGACGACCCCGAGAACATGGCGGCCTGTGCCTACTGCGGCGTCTTCCGGCGTGACCTCCTCGAATCGTACGCCGACGAGTTCGGCGCGGACAAACTGCTGACGGGCCACAACCTCGACGACGAGGCCCAGACCGCCCTGATGAACTTCCTCGAGGGCGACGTGGCCCAGATCGCCAAGCACTTCGACGCCAGCATCGGCGCGTTCGAAGACCGTGAGGAACAGGACGAGTTCGTCCCGCGCGCCAAGCCCCTGCGCGACGTGCCCGAGAAGGAGGTCGCGCTCTACTGCCACCTGCAGGACCTCCCCGCACACATCACCGAGTGCCCCCACGCCAGCGAGGCCTACCGCGGCGAGATACAGCGTCTGCTGTTCGACCTGGAGGAGAACCACCCCGGCACCCGCCACTCCATCATGGCCGGCTACGAGGAACTGGCCGGCATCGTCGCGGAACGCTACCGCGAGGACGGCGACGGCTCGAAGACCGACCTGAACGAGTGCGAGGAGTGCGGGTCGACGACGACCCGCGACGTCTGTCGCAAGTGCTCGCTGCTGGACGCGCTGGGCGCGGTCTGA
- a CDS encoding NUDIX domain-containing protein: MTYPEDLLDRGSVDYVEQTHVLPAEEFEAARDRAETIDGGVVVGVTDDEDRVLLVQNDWSDGWILPGGGVEPGEDWEAAARREAEEETGVAVTLDGPELVYQGRLEHVDTGEVLEDGYAVFFAASPRDDGTVADDPGVADEDIQAVEWFAAVPADVDPDHEAEVRRFVDGAGP; encoded by the coding sequence ATGACCTACCCCGAGGACCTGCTCGACCGCGGGAGCGTGGACTACGTCGAGCAGACGCACGTCCTGCCCGCCGAGGAGTTCGAGGCCGCCCGCGACCGCGCCGAGACCATCGACGGGGGCGTGGTCGTCGGCGTCACCGACGACGAGGACCGAGTGCTGCTGGTCCAGAACGACTGGAGCGACGGCTGGATACTGCCGGGCGGCGGCGTCGAACCGGGCGAAGACTGGGAGGCGGCGGCCCGCCGCGAGGCCGAGGAGGAGACCGGGGTCGCGGTCACCCTCGACGGCCCCGAACTCGTCTACCAGGGCCGACTCGAACACGTCGACACCGGCGAGGTGCTCGAGGACGGCTACGCGGTCTTCTTCGCCGCCTCGCCCCGCGACGACGGGACGGTCGCCGACGACCCGGGCGTGGCCGACGAGGACATCCAGGCGGTCGAGTGGTTCGCGGCGGTCCCGGCGGACGTGGACCCGGACCACGAGGCCGAGGTCCGACGCTTCGTCGACGGAGCCGGACCGTAA